Proteins from one Ornithobacterium rhinotracheale genomic window:
- a CDS encoding FoF1 ATP synthase subunit delta/epsilon produces MGLKLEIITPEYVLYRGEVDSVTVPGKGGQFQMLNNHAPIVATLEKGEIIIGASKDAEVKHQKVENKGKDLVIRVEGGTIELNNNHLIILAE; encoded by the coding sequence ATGGGATTAAAATTAGAAATCATAACACCTGAATATGTGCTTTACCGAGGCGAGGTAGACAGCGTGACTGTGCCTGGCAAAGGTGGGCAGTTCCAGATGCTAAATAATCACGCCCCTATTGTGGCTACTTTAGAAAAAGGTGAAATCATAATCGGAGCGTCTAAAGATGCCGAGGTGAAACACCAAAAAGTAGAAAACAAAGGGAAAGATTTAGTGATTAGAGTAGAAGGAGGAACCATTGAGCTAAACAACAATCATTTGATTATTTTAGCTGAATAA